Proteins from a genomic interval of Sphingomonas sp. Y38-1Y:
- a CDS encoding hemerythrin domain-containing protein, with product MADARIFADLKQDHDLHRKLLKDIDAADEGQRADLFEQFRVEVTAHAAAEEESLYATMLANPELRDEARHSVSEHKEIDDFFEEMVELDPATSEWKEKFDAMRHRYEHHIDEEEEEMFPEAAKDLPDDEVARLAKVFEARKPKELELAEQTQPGDERE from the coding sequence ATGGCCGACGCCCGCATCTTTGCCGACCTCAAGCAGGACCACGACCTGCATCGCAAGCTCCTGAAGGACATCGACGCCGCCGACGAGGGACAGCGCGCCGACCTGTTCGAACAGTTTCGCGTCGAAGTGACCGCGCACGCCGCTGCGGAGGAGGAATCGCTCTACGCGACGATGCTCGCCAACCCGGAACTGCGCGACGAGGCGCGCCATTCGGTCTCCGAGCACAAGGAGATCGATGACTTCTTCGAGGAGATGGTCGAGCTCGATCCCGCCACGTCCGAGTGGAAGGAGAAGTTCGACGCAATGCGGCACCGCTACGAGCATCACATCGACGAGGAAGAGGAGGAGATGTTCCCCGAGGCGGCCAAGGACCTGCCCGACGACGAGGTCGCACGCCTCGCCAAGGTGTTCGAGGCGCGCAAGCCGAAGGAGCTGGAGCTCGCCGAGCAGACCCAGCCTGGCGACGAGCGCGAGTAA
- a CDS encoding UdgX family uracil-DNA binding protein (This protein belongs to the uracil DNA glycosylase superfamily, members of which act in excision repair of DNA. However, it belongs more specifically to UdgX branch, whose founding member was found to bind uracil in DNA (where it does not belong), without cleaving it, appears to promote DNA repair by a pathway involving RecA, rather than base excision.), which translates to MRVARLDAPDDFEGWRDAARELAADRVPPDRVIWQVAGHAADLFAETPPPIDPPADPAPPPAFRVPRGFVDLARDVVLHADPERFALLYTMLTRLLDQPRLIDDRADPLRRRLDEMAKAVRRDIHKMRAFLRFREVADDAGERFVAWFEPEHHIVRANAAFFVNRFNTMRWSILTPEVSLHWDSETLSEGPGAVKGDAPDGDPIEAVWKTYYASIFNPARLKVGAMLREMPRKYWKNMPETALVGELVAGARARETAMIETARSAAPGGNVEGAWAALREEAMGCTRCHLYKPATQTVFGEGPLDARMMFVGEQPGDQEDLAGQPFVGPAGQVFNRAMDEAGIDRETVYVTNAVKHFKFEPRGKRRIHAKPDAGEIEACRWWIEQERMLLTPKLTVALGATAARSLTGKTVTISRERGRAFLLPDGGEGWITVHPSFLLRIQDKTQADEEYARFVEDLRNAAAHVG; encoded by the coding sequence ATCCGCGTCGCACGCCTGGACGCCCCCGACGACTTCGAGGGCTGGCGCGACGCAGCGCGGGAGCTGGCGGCCGATCGGGTGCCGCCGGACCGCGTGATCTGGCAAGTGGCGGGGCATGCGGCGGACCTGTTCGCCGAGACCCCGCCGCCGATCGACCCGCCCGCGGACCCCGCGCCGCCGCCCGCCTTCCGGGTGCCGCGCGGCTTCGTCGACCTGGCGCGCGACGTCGTGCTTCACGCCGATCCGGAGCGGTTTGCGCTCCTCTACACGATGCTGACGCGGCTGCTCGATCAGCCTCGACTGATTGACGACCGTGCCGATCCGCTCCGCCGCCGGCTGGACGAGATGGCCAAAGCGGTGCGCCGCGACATCCACAAGATGCGCGCGTTCCTGCGCTTTCGCGAGGTCGCCGATGACGCGGGCGAGCGCTTCGTCGCGTGGTTCGAGCCCGAGCATCATATCGTCCGCGCCAACGCTGCCTTCTTCGTCAATCGCTTCAACACGATGCGTTGGTCGATCCTGACGCCGGAAGTGTCGCTGCATTGGGACAGCGAGACGCTGAGCGAGGGGCCGGGTGCAGTGAAGGGCGATGCGCCCGACGGCGATCCGATCGAGGCGGTGTGGAAGACCTATTACGCGTCGATCTTCAACCCCGCGCGGCTGAAGGTCGGGGCGATGCTGCGCGAGATGCCGCGCAAATACTGGAAGAACATGCCCGAGACCGCGCTGGTCGGCGAACTGGTGGCAGGCGCGCGGGCGCGGGAGACGGCGATGATCGAGACGGCACGGTCGGCGGCGCCCGGCGGCAATGTCGAGGGCGCCTGGGCGGCGCTGCGCGAGGAGGCGATGGGCTGCACCCGCTGCCACCTCTACAAGCCCGCGACCCAGACCGTGTTCGGCGAAGGGCCGCTGGACGCGCGAATGATGTTCGTCGGCGAGCAGCCGGGCGATCAGGAGGATCTGGCCGGTCAGCCCTTTGTCGGGCCGGCGGGGCAGGTGTTCAACCGCGCGATGGACGAGGCGGGGATCGACCGCGAGACGGTCTATGTCACCAATGCGGTCAAGCACTTCAAGTTCGAGCCGCGCGGCAAGCGGCGGATCCACGCCAAGCCAGACGCGGGCGAGATCGAGGCATGCCGCTGGTGGATCGAGCAAGAGCGGATGCTGCTGACGCCCAAGCTGACCGTGGCACTGGGCGCGACGGCGGCACGGTCGCTGACCGGCAAGACGGTGACGATTTCGCGAGAGCGGGGACGCGCGTTCTTGCTGCCGGATGGCGGCGAGGGGTGGATCACCGTCCACCCGAGCTTCCTGCTGCGCATCCAGGACAAGACCCAGGCGGACGAGGAGTATGCGCGGTTCGTGGAGGATTTGCGAAACGCGGCGGCGCATGTTGGGTGA